A single window of Helicobacter colisuis DNA harbors:
- a CDS encoding response regulator transcription factor has translation MYQILIVEDDLDMQKLLVDYLKKSGMEAVATHSPNEALEMLKLKRNFDLAVLDIMLPEMDGLELCKKIREISDLPIIMSSARGDIGSKILGFERGADDYLAKSYEPIELVARINALLKRYSANQVIHYEDLEIDNNKHKVTLDGYSIDLTPAEFEILNLLISNKGKPYSRESLSQAISSIAPDSSLRSIDTHIRNLRAKLGDDAKEPKYIQSVWGIGYKFCD, from the coding sequence ATGTATCAAATTTTAATCGTTGAAGATGATTTGGATATGCAAAAATTACTAGTTGATTACCTAAAAAAAAGTGGTATGGAAGCAGTGGCAACGCATAGCCCAAATGAAGCTCTAGAAATGCTAAAATTAAAAAGGAATTTTGATTTAGCAGTGCTTGATATTATGTTGCCTGAAATGGATGGATTGGAGCTCTGCAAGAAGATAAGAGAAATTAGCGATTTGCCTATTATTATGTCTTCTGCAAGAGGAGATATTGGCAGCAAAATTTTAGGCTTTGAGAGAGGTGCTGATGATTATCTTGCAAAATCTTATGAGCCCATAGAACTAGTCGCAAGAATCAATGCCTTATTAAAACGATACTCTGCTAATCAAGTGATACATTATGAAGACCTAGAGATTGATAATAATAAGCACAAAGTTACTTTAGATGGATATTCTATTGATCTTACTCCAGCAGAATTTGAAATTTTAAATCTCCTAATTTCCAACAAAGGCAAACCTTACTCAAGAGAATCACTCTCTCAAGCCATCTCAAGTATCGCCCCTGATTCCTCACTAAGAAGCATTGACACACACATTAGAAATCTACGCGCAAAACTCGGAGATGATGCAAAAGAACCCAAATACATACAATCTGTTTGGGGAATAGGATATAAATTCTGTGATTAA
- a CDS encoding ATP-dependent Clp protease ATP-binding subunit, with product MNILEKLTNTMQETLEQGASLALHNQNQEIEPIHLFWAMLTNTNSLLNQALNRLNIDKAAIELEAKSLANNLPKSSSVNKENLKISRNLSDALNQADGLAAKNGDSYIAIDTFILANLNTEIAKNLFAKYLDLNELKKTFEVIRGGTKINSQSGDENLEALEKFGIDLTQKAIEGKLDPVIGRDEEINHMMQILIRKTKNNPILLGEPGVGKTAVVEGLAQRIIKKEVPISLQNKKVIALDMSALIAGAKYRGEFEDRLKKVIDEVTKAKNIILFIDEIHTIVGAGASEGSMDAANILKPALARGELHTIGATTLKEYRKYFEKDAALQRRFQPVPVNEPSVNEALQILRGIKERLEAHHNVTITDSALVAAAKLSNRYITDRFLPDKAIDLIDEAAAELKMQIESEPSELAKIKREIESLQVEKEALLMEKSEKNNVRLEEIKKEIEDKNEKKKSLEVQFESEKQVFNDIANIKIKIDSLRTESELAKRNSDFNKAAEIDYGKIPELEKELESQNAKWAKMQEAGTLLKNAVLPESIAAVISRWTQIPIKKMLQDEKDKILGIESELKKDVVGQDKALHAIARAIKRNKAGLSELNRPIGSFLFLGPTGVGKTESAKTLARFLFDSEKNLIRIDMSEYMEKHAASRLVGAPPGYVGYEEGGQLTEAVRRKPYSVVLFDEIEKAHPDVFNMLLQVLDDGRLTDNKGVTIDFRNTIIILTSNIASNQIMELKDEDSKEKAVKEALKAYFKPEFLNRLDDIVIFNPLGIEQITHIVDILFKNIQKKVAERDIKIELEQSAKEFIAKVGFDPTFGARPLKRALYEEVEDRLADLILQGEIKEGSKVTFYAENEEIRTKIN from the coding sequence ATGAATATTTTAGAGAAACTCACCAATACTATGCAAGAAACATTAGAGCAAGGTGCTTCTTTGGCTTTGCATAATCAAAACCAAGAAATTGAGCCCATTCATCTTTTTTGGGCGATGCTAACTAATACTAATTCGCTTTTAAATCAAGCTTTAAACCGATTAAATATCGATAAAGCAGCCATTGAGTTAGAGGCAAAAAGTTTGGCAAATAATCTTCCTAAAAGCTCATCAGTAAATAAGGAGAATCTAAAAATCTCACGAAATTTAAGCGATGCGCTTAATCAAGCTGATGGCTTGGCGGCAAAAAATGGGGATTCTTATATTGCTATTGATACTTTTATTTTGGCAAATCTCAATACAGAGATAGCTAAAAATTTGTTTGCTAAATATTTAGATTTGAATGAATTAAAAAAAACCTTTGAAGTAATAAGAGGCGGAACAAAAATTAATTCACAAAGTGGCGATGAGAATCTTGAAGCCTTGGAAAAATTTGGAATAGATTTAACGCAAAAAGCAATAGAAGGAAAATTAGATCCTGTAATTGGTAGAGATGAAGAAATCAATCATATGATGCAAATTTTGATTAGAAAAACCAAAAATAATCCCATTTTACTAGGTGAGCCAGGAGTTGGAAAAACTGCAGTTGTGGAGGGTTTAGCACAAAGAATTATTAAAAAAGAAGTGCCTATTTCTTTGCAAAATAAAAAAGTAATTGCACTTGATATGAGTGCGTTGATTGCAGGAGCAAAATATCGTGGGGAGTTTGAGGATAGGCTAAAAAAAGTTATTGATGAAGTTACTAAGGCAAAAAATATCATTCTTTTTATTGATGAGATTCATACCATTGTTGGTGCGGGTGCAAGTGAGGGGAGTATGGATGCAGCTAATATCCTAAAACCCGCTCTTGCAAGAGGCGAATTGCATACCATTGGTGCAACAACACTTAAGGAATATCGTAAATATTTTGAAAAAGATGCGGCATTACAGAGAAGATTCCAGCCTGTTCCAGTTAATGAGCCTAGTGTGAATGAAGCATTGCAAATTTTACGCGGTATTAAAGAAAGGCTTGAAGCACATCACAATGTAACCATTACTGATAGTGCTTTAGTGGCTGCTGCTAAACTTTCTAATCGTTATATTACAGATAGATTCTTGCCAGATAAGGCGATTGATTTAATTGATGAAGCTGCAGCAGAGCTTAAAATGCAAATAGAATCTGAACCTAGCGAGCTTGCAAAAATTAAGCGAGAAATTGAATCATTGCAAGTGGAGAAAGAAGCGCTTTTAATGGAAAAGAGTGAGAAAAATAATGTGCGCTTAGAGGAAATCAAAAAAGAAATTGAGGATAAAAACGAGAAAAAGAAAAGCCTAGAAGTGCAGTTTGAGAGTGAAAAGCAGGTTTTTAACGACATTGCAAACATTAAAATCAAGATTGATTCTCTAAGGACAGAAAGCGAATTAGCAAAGCGCAATAGTGATTTTAACAAAGCAGCAGAGATTGATTATGGAAAGATTCCTGAGCTAGAAAAGGAGCTAGAATCCCAAAACGCAAAATGGGCAAAAATGCAAGAGGCGGGGACATTGCTTAAAAATGCTGTGTTACCGGAATCCATAGCCGCTGTGATTAGCCGATGGACACAGATTCCGATTAAGAAAATGTTACAAGACGAAAAGGATAAGATTCTAGGCATTGAGAGTGAATTAAAAAAAGATGTTGTCGGGCAAGATAAGGCACTGCACGCCATTGCTAGAGCCATTAAACGCAATAAAGCAGGATTGAGTGAATTGAATCGCCCCATTGGTAGCTTCTTATTTCTAGGACCTACCGGCGTAGGTAAGACAGAATCCGCTAAAACTTTGGCGCGATTCCTCTTTGATAGCGAAAAGAATTTGATTCGCATTGATATGAGTGAATATATGGAAAAACACGCGGCAAGTCGCTTAGTAGGTGCGCCTCCAGGATATGTTGGCTATGAAGAAGGCGGACAACTCACAGAAGCGGTGCGTAGGAAGCCTTATAGTGTTGTGCTTTTTGATGAGATTGAAAAAGCTCATCCTGATGTGTTTAATATGCTTTTGCAGGTGCTTGATGATGGTCGTTTGACAGATAATAAGGGTGTAACTATTGATTTTAGAAATACCATTATTATTCTCACAAGCAATATTGCAAGTAACCAAATTATGGAATTAAAAGATGAAGATTCTAAAGAAAAAGCAGTTAAAGAAGCACTTAAGGCTTATTTTAAGCCAGAGTTTCTCAATAGACTTGATGATATTGTGATTTTTAATCCTTTGGGAATTGAGCAAATTACACATATTGTAGATATTCTCTTTAAAAATATTCAAAAGAAAGTAGCTGAGAGAGACATTAAAATAGAATTAGAACAAAGCGCTAAGGAATTTATTGCTAAAGTTGGCTTTGATCCAACCTTTGGTGCAAGACCGCTTAAGAGAGCTTTGTATGAGGAAGTAGAAGATAGATTAGCAGATTTGATTTTACAAGGGGAGATTAAAGAGGGTAGTAAAGTAACTTTTTATGCAGAAAATGAAGAAATTAGGACAAAAATTAATTAA
- the msrA gene encoding peptide-methionine (S)-S-oxide reductase MsrA — protein sequence MRIVIYLAGGCFWGIQGYFDLLKGVVSSQVGYANSKIENPSYELVCSGITGAVEVVKITYEDEVLSLNEILQRFFDIINPFALNYQGNDFGTQYRSGIYAKDSKILEKVRSFIQNLQKNFSQEIVTEVMELENFYPAESYHQKYLAKNPNGYCHIDLSKALQDNYIP from the coding sequence ATGCGCATTGTTATTTATCTAGCAGGAGGCTGTTTTTGGGGGATTCAAGGATATTTTGATTTACTAAAAGGTGTGGTTAGCTCTCAAGTAGGCTATGCAAACTCCAAGATAGAAAATCCTAGCTATGAGCTTGTATGCAGTGGAATCACAGGCGCAGTAGAAGTAGTGAAAATAACTTATGAAGATGAAGTTTTATCACTTAATGAGATTTTGCAGAGATTTTTTGACATTATCAATCCTTTTGCACTAAATTATCAAGGCAATGATTTTGGCACACAATACCGCAGTGGAATCTATGCTAAAGATTCTAAAATATTAGAAAAAGTGCGATCATTTATCCAAAATCTACAAAAGAACTTTTCACAGGAGATTGTAACAGAAGTCATGGAATTAGAAAATTTCTATCCTGCTGAATCATATCATCAAAAATACCTTGCAAAAAATCCTAATGGCTATTGCCATATTGATTTAAGCAAGGCATTACAAGATAATTATATCCCTTGA
- a CDS encoding ATP-binding protein, with translation MIKKWLYPSLFIQIYLLFFISIIISVIITYSLNIANLRQNEEKIISQTTFLAQQSMLELINGNIRRIHTLIKSYDFVRIDKIPQESTIIYKSSDTLAKMQVFKFHQNYGFGLEYLGESYIAQKDFKEQLSINNNPILWILLDFLVLLLTFAIILAILHPMKVLRNSLEEFTKGNYKVRIKIPKEPEQALLARSFNEMATKISKLMEIREFILRNIGHELKTPISKAKLALEFIPPSPNKEILNKAIQNLDTLTSQILTFEKVQEGRDLLEFKEFFVESLVLETLSHMFISEDEVEVKISENFKIHGDLNFLSIALKNLIENAKKYKSGGKIEIFTQKQDNCFCLGVSNEGEKLQREIWEYFEPFYRDKKHELIQGHGLGLGIIKGILELHHLELKYQYKNNRHYFMILFKGI, from the coding sequence GTGATTAAAAAATGGCTTTATCCATCCTTATTTATCCAAATTTATCTGCTTTTTTTTATTTCTATTATTATTAGTGTTATTATCACTTATTCTCTAAACATTGCTAATTTACGCCAAAATGAAGAAAAAATCATCTCCCAAACAACCTTTTTAGCGCAACAATCTATGTTAGAACTCATTAATGGAAATATTCGCAGAATCCATACTCTTATTAAAAGCTATGATTTTGTGCGCATAGACAAAATCCCCCAAGAATCAACTATTATTTACAAAAGTAGCGACACTCTAGCTAAAATGCAAGTTTTTAAATTTCATCAAAATTACGGCTTTGGATTAGAATATCTAGGAGAATCTTACATAGCACAAAAAGATTTCAAAGAACAGCTTTCTATTAATAATAATCCCATTCTTTGGATTCTTTTAGATTTTCTAGTCCTGCTTCTTACTTTTGCAATTATCTTAGCTATTTTGCACCCTATGAAAGTTTTGAGAAATTCTTTAGAGGAATTCACCAAAGGTAATTACAAAGTCCGTATTAAAATACCAAAAGAACCCGAACAAGCACTGCTTGCACGCAGTTTCAATGAAATGGCAACAAAAATTTCTAAACTCATGGAGATAAGAGAATTTATCTTACGCAATATCGGACACGAGCTAAAAACACCAATCTCTAAAGCAAAACTAGCACTAGAATTTATCCCGCCAAGCCCTAATAAAGAAATTTTAAACAAAGCAATCCAAAATCTAGATACTCTAACAAGCCAAATTCTAACTTTTGAAAAAGTGCAAGAAGGCAGGGATTTGTTGGAGTTTAAAGAATTTTTTGTTGAATCGCTAGTCTTAGAGACGCTAAGCCATATGTTTATAAGCGAAGATGAAGTGGAAGTCAAAATCAGCGAAAATTTTAAAATTCACGGAGACTTAAATTTTCTCTCCATTGCCCTAAAAAATCTTATCGAAAATGCCAAAAAATATAAAAGTGGTGGAAAAATAGAGATTTTTACCCAAAAGCAAGACAATTGCTTCTGTCTTGGAGTAAGCAATGAGGGAGAGAAATTGCAAAGAGAAATTTGGGAATATTTTGAGCCTTTTTATCGCGATAAAAAACACGAACTTATCCAAGGACATGGTTTGGGACTTGGAATCATTAAAGGAATTTTAGAATTGCATCATCTGGAATTAAAATATCAATACAAAAACAATCGTCATTATTTTATGATTTTATTTAAAGGAATATAA
- a CDS encoding polysaccharide pyruvyl transferase family protein translates to MPLYYWKGEYNLGDALNLELIERFFGFKVDYVDYKDIQEAELLAIGSILGWGLPPSLNMNFANLEILKKPLKIWGSGFLNQPLKTTLNPTKFSREIEIYALRGKKTRAILEETLGQDLSHVVLADPGILAEKLINKTQIQKIYDIGIIPHHSEINLESFRQLQKAIPNSILIDVHHSCMENLEKIAQCNCILSSAMHGLIIADGMQIPNLRLIATKTMAIGQNWKFEDYYSVYDMPKPFVFDIRKDLDEILKYKDSMKEKIIQEYAVPQDKVEDLKKRLIEVFPYKHCNSYATLQAKIYKNNLLRKISELDKNLMLNISSLKEEISKLNRESKSILLELQKSLERIHNKKPIGAVKRIRNHLNYKLGSVICFNSKNILGLLILPFILFYVYKIHEFHQKTNPKEKLKLKDYEDHKEALTIQEGLYYKVGEAFVRSHKQWYKGGYLWFWVYYWQLKKERYYEN, encoded by the coding sequence ATCCCCTTATATTATTGGAAGGGGGAGTATAATTTAGGCGATGCCCTGAATTTAGAATTAATAGAGAGATTTTTTGGGTTTAAAGTAGATTATGTAGATTATAAAGATATCCAAGAAGCAGAGTTACTGGCTATAGGAAGTATTTTAGGTTGGGGATTACCTCCCTCTTTGAATATGAATTTCGCCAATTTAGAAATATTAAAAAAGCCTCTAAAAATTTGGGGGAGTGGGTTTCTAAACCAACCCCTAAAGACAACCTTGAATCCTACAAAATTTTCTAGGGAAATTGAAATTTATGCGCTAAGAGGCAAGAAAACAAGGGCAATTTTAGAAGAAACACTAGGTCAGGATTTAAGTCATGTTGTGTTAGCAGATCCAGGAATTTTAGCCGAAAAACTAATTAATAAAACTCAAATTCAAAAAATCTATGATATTGGGATTATCCCCCACCATTCAGAGATAAATCTAGAATCTTTTAGACAATTGCAAAAAGCAATTCCAAATAGCATTTTAATTGATGTCCATCACTCATGCATGGAAAACTTAGAAAAAATCGCACAATGCAATTGTATTTTATCTTCAGCAATGCATGGGTTGATTATTGCTGATGGAATGCAAATCCCAAACCTCCGCTTAATTGCCACCAAAACAATGGCAATAGGGCAAAACTGGAAATTTGAAGATTATTATAGTGTATATGACATGCCAAAGCCCTTTGTATTTGATATCCGGAAGGATTTAGATGAGATTTTAAAATATAAAGATTCCATGAAAGAAAAAATAATCCAAGAATACGCAGTGCCGCAAGACAAAGTAGAAGATCTGAAAAAGAGACTTATTGAAGTTTTTCCTTATAAGCATTGCAATTCTTACGCCACACTTCAAGCAAAAATTTATAAAAATAATCTTTTAAGAAAAATTAGCGAACTAGATAAAAATTTAATGCTCAATATTTCTAGCCTAAAAGAGGAAATTAGCAAACTAAATAGAGAGTCTAAAAGCATTCTTCTAGAGCTTCAAAAATCTCTAGAAAGAATCCACAACAAAAAACCTATAGGAGCTGTAAAAAGAATCAGAAATCATCTTAATTACAAGCTTGGAAGTGTGATTTGTTTTAATTCTAAAAATATTTTGGGACTTTTAATTTTGCCCTTCATTTTATTCTATGTATACAAAATACACGAATTTCATCAAAAAACAAACCCCAAAGAAAAACTAAAACTTAAAGACTATGAGGACCATAAAGAAGCTTTAACCATTCAAGAAGGACTTTATTATAAGGTTGGGGAGGCTTTTGTTCGATCGCATAAACAATGGTACAAAGGCGGATATTTATGGTTTTGGGTGTATTATTGGCAATTAAAAAAAGAGAGATACTATGAAAATTGA
- a CDS encoding phosphatase produces the protein MQEFIGIDLGSNSLRGIRMNTHYEVLGEYEAVVRSAEGLSESGKICNAALERIILGLQNLKKALKIKPQDKIIALTTQAMRQATNSQEVLEIIAQKTQITFQIIKGEEEAYITSLAPQRSIKKLAQINPKYQKDCFVIVDMGGASSEFIFCAQNGITAKSFEIGIVQSKDKYKTLENFISHKDKITAPIIEFINKQHNKPKFLVANSGTPTMVCALKMGLKSYDSKKVFGKVLKVEDFKEELRKFETLSNEEKENLVGILKADVVPFGIMLFLFFMEILGFKECLIIDEGVREGAAILGIDKIDLRQKFQ, from the coding sequence ATGCAAGAATTTATCGGGATTGACTTAGGAAGCAATTCTTTGCGTGGAATTAGAATGAATACTCATTATGAAGTGCTTGGCGAATATGAGGCAGTCGTAAGAAGTGCAGAGGGTTTAAGTGAGAGTGGAAAAATTTGCAATGCGGCATTAGAGCGAATTATTCTTGGATTGCAAAATCTCAAAAAAGCTTTAAAAATTAAGCCACAAGATAAAATCATTGCTCTCACAACACAGGCTATGCGCCAAGCAACAAACTCCCAAGAAGTCCTAGAAATTATCGCGCAAAAAACACAAATCACCTTTCAAATCATCAAAGGAGAAGAAGAAGCCTATATTACTTCTCTAGCACCACAAAGATCAATCAAAAAACTCGCACAAATCAATCCAAAATATCAAAAAGACTGCTTTGTTATTGTGGATATGGGTGGGGCAAGTAGCGAGTTTATTTTTTGTGCGCAAAATGGAATCACAGCAAAAAGCTTTGAAATAGGAATTGTGCAATCTAAAGACAAATATAAAACTTTAGAAAATTTTATCTCCCATAAAGACAAAATCACAGCGCCTATTATAGAGTTTATTAATAAGCAGCACAATAAACCCAAATTTTTAGTAGCTAATAGCGGAACACCCACGATGGTTTGCGCTCTCAAAATGGGTTTAAAATCCTATGATTCTAAAAAGGTTTTTGGAAAAGTGCTTAAGGTAGAAGATTTCAAAGAAGAATTGCGAAAGTTTGAAACTCTAAGCAATGAAGAAAAAGAAAATTTGGTAGGCATCTTAAAGGCTGATGTAGTACCTTTTGGCATTATGCTCTTTTTATTTTTTATGGAGATTCTAGGCTTTAAAGAATGCTTAATCATTGATGAAGGGGTGCGTGAGGGAGCTGCTATTTTAGGAATAGACAAAATTGACTTACGCCAAAAATTTCAATAA
- the kcuS gene encoding KCU-star family selenoprotein — MGKIYFYFKKFYQKSDKFFHLLVGMPSYTKYLEHMQKNHPDKIPKTQREFFKEAMEAKYGAGRNKC, encoded by the coding sequence ATGGGAAAGATTTATTTTTATTTTAAAAAGTTTTATCAAAAATCAGATAAGTTTTTTCATTTATTGGTGGGAATGCCAAGCTACACCAAATACTTAGAGCATATGCAAAAAAATCATCCCGATAAAATACCTAAAACCCAAAGAGAGTTTTTTAAAGAAGCCATGGAAGCCAAATATGGCGCAGGGCGCAATAAGTGCTGA
- the bamE gene encoding outer membrane protein assembly factor BamE domain-containing protein: MKISKNFLYLFLSSSLLINGCASLYNPNVDEKISVAKAQKDLKIGMSSAEVIQIMGSPNVISTDEERREVWVYDKISTQNAYKGVDGGLSIIIAGFSGNSGSSVKSQRTLTIIVKFDKQNKVRDIAYHTSSF; encoded by the coding sequence ATGAAAATTAGCAAAAATTTTCTGTATTTGTTTTTATCAAGTAGTTTGTTAATTAATGGTTGTGCGAGTTTATACAATCCTAATGTGGATGAAAAAATAAGTGTGGCAAAAGCCCAAAAGGACTTAAAAATCGGTATGAGCTCTGCAGAGGTGATTCAAATTATGGGTTCTCCTAATGTAATCTCTACTGATGAAGAAAGGAGAGAAGTATGGGTGTATGATAAAATAAGCACACAAAATGCCTATAAGGGAGTTGATGGCGGATTAAGCATTATTATTGCAGGTTTTAGTGGAAATAGTGGAAGTTCGGTAAAGTCTCAAAGAACACTAACGATTATTGTTAAATTTGATAAGCAAAATAAAGTTAGAGATATTGCTTACCATACTAGTAGTTTTTAG
- a CDS encoding cache domain-containing protein — protein sequence MVLFFFNQNKMTNEASMSLNSVIEQEVAQKIKLATDGMAYSLGELVGGGLDEKSQIAIIAKAIEKFRFENDKSGYFFVYKDHVPVAHPTRKDLIGKSLYDAKDPNGVYYVRELFESAKKQNENGGREFIRFEFSKPLPNGELI from the coding sequence TTGGTATTATTTTTTTTCAATCAAAATAAGATGACTAATGAAGCTTCTATGAGTTTAAATTCTGTCATTGAGCAAGAAGTTGCTCAAAAGATAAAGTTAGCTACAGATGGTATGGCATATTCTCTTGGTGAGCTTGTGGGGGGGGGATTGGATGAAAAATCGCAAATAGCTATTATCGCAAAAGCCATTGAAAAATTTAGATTTGAAAATGATAAATCAGGGTATTTCTTTGTTTATAAAGATCATGTTCCAGTAGCGCATCCGACAAGAAAAGATTTGATTGGAAAGTCGCTTTATGATGCAAAGGATCCAAATGGCGTTTATTATGTAAGAGAATTATTTGAGAGTGCAAAAAAGCAAAATGAGAATGGGGGGAGGGAATTCATTCGTTTTGAATTTTCAAAGCCATTGCCCAATGGAGAGTTG
- a CDS encoding Fur family transcriptional regulator produces MLEQLLKQNNLKITPQRITILKEIEKRGHISIEEIYENIREIHPSISLATIYKNLTSMQEAKIIDEVKLPNQKQRYELIKKPHIHLVCEKCGDITDIHFDSSIQQLKKDCETQMHYKIKDTSIVLLGICEHCQNS; encoded by the coding sequence ATGTTAGAACAACTTTTAAAACAAAATAATCTTAAAATTACCCCTCAAAGAATCACGATTCTTAAAGAGATAGAAAAAAGAGGGCATATTAGCATTGAAGAAATTTATGAAAATATTCGGGAGATTCACCCTTCTATTTCTCTTGCAACTATTTACAAGAATCTCACTTCTATGCAGGAGGCAAAAATTATTGATGAGGTTAAATTGCCTAATCAAAAGCAACGCTATGAGTTGATTAAAAAACCTCATATTCATTTGGTATGTGAGAAGTGTGGGGATATTACGGATATACATTTTGATAGCTCCATACAGCAACTTAAAAAAGATTGTGAAACCCAAATGCATTATAAAATCAAAGATACTTCTATCGTATTGCTTGGGATTTGTGAGCACTGCCAAAACAGCTAG
- the ffh gene encoding signal recognition particle protein, protein MFGAITESFQNAINKIRFQDDEKALKRAIDELKKTLLKSDVHYKVLKHLLEEVEQKTKLAGIGKESFLNALKESLNHILTAPGNYGFIFASKPPTIVLMAGLQGSGKTTTTAKLANYLKTKQKKVLLAACDLQRLAAVEQLRQLSNQVEVDFFYEENKTPIEIAKAAKERAIAGLYDVLLVDSAGRLAIDEALMQELQAIKEAINPNEIFYVVDSLSGQDGVKSAATFHEKMGLSGVILSKFDGDSKGGIALSIAQQLGIPLRFIGVGEKIPDLEVFIPERIVSRLMGAGDIHSLAEKTAAIISEKEAKDISKKIKKGKFTFNDFLAQMDNIKKIGSMQSILSMIPGLSNMASSLKDIDLDNSKEIKQIRAMVNSMTPKERENPDLLNGSRKKRIALGAGVDVSDLNRFLKQFENAAKMAKKFSGKGGMNDLMALMKDARMGNLRR, encoded by the coding sequence TTGTTTGGTGCTATTACAGAAAGTTTTCAAAATGCAATCAATAAAATTCGTTTTCAAGATGATGAAAAAGCCTTAAAACGAGCAATTGATGAATTAAAAAAAACACTTTTAAAATCCGATGTCCATTACAAAGTCTTAAAACACTTACTAGAAGAAGTTGAGCAAAAAACAAAATTAGCAGGAATCGGAAAAGAAAGCTTTCTGAATGCACTCAAAGAATCACTCAATCATATCCTAACTGCGCCAGGAAACTATGGTTTTATCTTTGCTTCAAAGCCACCTACCATTGTTTTGATGGCAGGATTACAAGGAAGTGGTAAAACAACAACAACAGCAAAATTAGCTAATTATCTCAAAACCAAGCAAAAAAAGGTTTTATTAGCCGCTTGCGATTTACAAAGACTAGCTGCGGTGGAGCAATTAAGACAATTAAGCAATCAAGTGGAAGTTGATTTTTTCTATGAAGAAAATAAAACTCCCATTGAAATCGCTAAAGCTGCCAAAGAAAGAGCCATAGCGGGTCTTTATGATGTTTTATTGGTTGATAGCGCGGGAAGACTAGCTATTGATGAAGCTTTAATGCAAGAATTACAAGCTATTAAAGAAGCGATTAATCCTAATGAAATTTTCTATGTAGTTGATAGCTTAAGTGGGCAAGATGGGGTAAAAAGCGCTGCAACATTCCACGAAAAAATGGGTTTAAGCGGTGTAATTTTAAGCAAATTTGATGGGGATAGCAAAGGAGGAATTGCGCTCTCAATAGCCCAACAGCTTGGAATCCCGCTTCGCTTTATTGGTGTGGGCGAGAAAATACCTGATTTAGAAGTCTTTATCCCTGAACGCATTGTTAGCAGACTTATGGGAGCTGGGGATATTCACTCTCTTGCAGAAAAAACCGCAGCTATCATTAGCGAAAAAGAAGCAAAAGATATTTCCAAAAAAATCAAAAAGGGGAAATTTACCTTTAATGACTTTTTAGCTCAAATGGACAACATCAAAAAAATCGGCTCTATGCAGTCCATACTTTCAATGATTCCTGGACTTTCAAATATGGCAAGCTCACTTAAGGACATTGATTTAGATAATTCCAAAGAAATCAAGCAAATAAGGGCAATGGTTAATTCTATGACACCCAAAGAAAGAGAAAATCCTGATTTGCTCAATGGTAGCAGAAAAAAACGAATTGCATTGGGAGCTGGAGTGGATGTAAGTGATCTCAATCGCTTTTTAAAGCAGTTTGAAAATGCAGCCAAAATGGCAAAGAAATTCTCTGGAAAAGGTGGAATGAATGACCTTATGGCATTGATGAAAGATGCAAGGATGGGCAATCTTAGACGATGA
- the rpsP gene encoding 30S ribosomal protein S16, translating into MATVIRLTKMGRKKKPFYRIVVTDSRKKRDGGWIESIGYYNPLTEPSTVKFDAERLKYWVSVGAKMSERVQAITK; encoded by the coding sequence ATGGCAACAGTTATTCGCCTAACTAAAATGGGACGCAAGAAAAAACCATTCTATCGAATCGTAGTAACAGATAGTAGAAAAAAAAGAGATGGGGGTTGGATTGAATCAATTGGATATTATAATCCGCTAACAGAACCTTCCACGGTTAAATTTGATGCAGAACGCTTAAAATACTGGGTTAGCGTTGGAGCTAAAATGAGCGAGAGAGTGCAGGCAATCACAAAATAA